The Petrocella atlantisensis genome has a window encoding:
- a CDS encoding chemotaxis protein CheW — translation MATLQQVVFRLDKEEYGLNIMKVNGIEKYQEVVKVPNAPEYIEGMINLRGEVLPIFSLRKKFNLTDKPHDDDTKIIVVNTNGIKVGFVVDSVEEILQIEEEVIEVAPAIVAGINRKYIKSVAKVDQRMIVLIDIDLVVTDEEKISLGEVIAEA, via the coding sequence ATGGCAACGTTACAACAAGTTGTATTTAGACTGGACAAAGAAGAATATGGCTTAAACATTATGAAGGTAAATGGTATTGAAAAATACCAAGAAGTTGTAAAAGTACCTAATGCACCGGAGTACATAGAAGGTATGATTAACTTAAGAGGCGAAGTACTCCCCATATTCAGTTTGAGGAAAAAATTCAACTTGACTGACAAACCTCATGATGATGATACAAAAATTATTGTTGTCAATACAAATGGTATCAAAGTAGGATTTGTCGTGGATTCTGTGGAAGAGATTCTTCAGATTGAAGAAGAAGTTATTGAAGTAGCGCCAGCCATCGTTGCAGGGATCAATAGAAAATATATAAAATCTGTAGCCAAAGTAGATCAGCGTATGATTGTTCTCATTGATATCGATTTAGTCGTAACAGATGAAGAAAAAATATCCTTAGGTGAAGTCATTGCGGAAGCATAG
- the tsaE gene encoding tRNA (adenosine(37)-N6)-threonylcarbamoyltransferase complex ATPase subunit type 1 TsaE, with protein sequence MNKKIYESITEAETQAIGEKLGMEAKQGEVYCLDGELGVGKTVFTKGFAKGLSIHEHVTSPTFTILNLYESGRLHFYHFDVYRISDPYELEEIGYEDYFFGQGVTMVEWASRIEELIPKEARYITIEKDLSKGLDYRTITIEEGD encoded by the coding sequence ATGAACAAGAAAATCTATGAATCAATAACAGAGGCAGAAACTCAAGCAATTGGGGAAAAGTTAGGAATGGAAGCAAAGCAAGGTGAAGTATATTGCTTGGACGGAGAACTGGGAGTTGGCAAAACGGTTTTTACAAAAGGCTTTGCTAAGGGTCTTTCTATCCATGAACATGTAACCAGTCCAACCTTTACCATTTTGAATCTTTATGAAAGTGGTCGTTTGCATTTTTATCATTTCGACGTCTACAGAATATCGGATCCTTATGAATTGGAAGAAATTGGATATGAAGATTATTTTTTTGGCCAAGGCGTAACTATGGTTGAATGGGCATCGCGTATTGAAGAGCTCATTCCAAAAGAGGCCAGATATATTACCATCGAAAAAGACTTAAGTAAAGGCCTCGATTATAGAACAATTACCATAGAAGAAGGTGATTAA
- the prfB gene encoding peptide chain release factor 2 (programmed frameshift) yields the protein MIELEQIRQQLKGYENKLEELRASLDIPGAENKRQELEAQSTAEDFWNNPEASQEVLKNIKVLNDKIDDFKKILQDYEELDILIDMAQEESDEDLLGEIKEMVAGFIASYDAMVIATLLKGPYDNNNAILSLHAGAGGTESCDWVEMLYRMYMRWSNQKNYRLDVIDYLAGDEAGIKSITFEVSGENAYGYLKAEKGVHRLVRISPFDSSGRRHTTFASCDVMPDIEEDIDVEINSEDIRIDTFRASGAGGQHVNKTDSAIRITHIPTGIVVQCQNERSQHKNKDKALKMLRIKLFEVERQKQHEKMTDIRGETKEIGWGSQIRSYVMHPYNMVKDHRTNHETGNVGAVMDGQLDDFINAYLKWMAVQTIN from the exons ATGATTGAGTTGGAACAAATACGACAACAATTAAAAGGGTATGAAAATAAGCTAGAAGAACTGAGGGCTTCTCTT GACATCCCTGGCGCGGAGAACAAAAGACAAGAGTTAGAAGCACAATCCACAGCTGAAGACTTCTGGAATAATCCTGAGGCATCACAGGAAGTTTTGAAAAATATTAAAGTACTCAACGATAAGATTGATGACTTTAAGAAAATATTGCAAGACTATGAAGAACTTGATATACTTATAGATATGGCACAAGAAGAATCCGATGAGGACCTTTTAGGTGAAATCAAGGAAATGGTAGCCGGTTTTATAGCCAGTTATGATGCTATGGTTATAGCAACCTTATTAAAAGGACCTTATGATAATAACAATGCAATTTTATCTCTTCATGCAGGTGCTGGTGGGACAGAATCATGTGATTGGGTAGAAATGCTCTATAGAATGTATATGAGATGGTCCAACCAAAAGAACTATCGTCTGGATGTGATAGACTACCTTGCTGGCGACGAGGCAGGTATAAAATCGATTACCTTCGAGGTAAGCGGTGAAAATGCTTATGGTTATCTAAAAGCCGAAAAAGGCGTTCATAGGTTGGTCAGGATATCACCATTTGATAGTTCGGGAAGGCGCCACACAACTTTTGCATCCTGTGATGTCATGCCGGATATTGAAGAAGATATAGACGTGGAAATTAATTCAGAGGACATTAGGATTGACACGTTTAGAGCAAGTGGTGCTGGTGGACAACATGTCAACAAGACAGACTCAGCCATTAGGATTACCCACATACCAACAGGTATTGTTGTACAATGCCAAAATGAAAGATCTCAACATAAGAATAAGGACAAAGCTTTAAAGATGCTAAGGATTAAGCTTTTTGAAGTAGAAAGACAGAAGCAGCATGAAAAGATGACAGATATTCGTGGTGAAACCAAAGAAATTGGTTGGGGAAGTCAAATAAGGTCTTATGTTATGCATCCTTATAATATGGTCAAAGACCACCGTACCAATCATGAGACTGGGAATGTCGGTGCGGTGATGGATGGACAGTTGGATGATTTTATAAACGCATATTTGAAGTGGATGGCAGTGCAAACCATTAACTAA
- a CDS encoding aspartate kinase, with the protein MLIVKKFGGSSVANRDRVFNVARRIIEDYDQGHDVVVVLSAQGDTTDELLAKAKTYCSLPSKREMDMLLTTGEQISVSLMALALQELGYNAVSLNATQAGMYTSSSYGNARLKNITGERITEELDRKNIVIVTGFQGVNRHDDITTLGRGGSDTTAVALAAALNADKCEIYTDVEGVYTADPRVVKTAKKLQEITYDEMLELASLGAKVLHNRSVEMAKKYGVELVVRSSLTRAEGTVVKEESTVEKMLVSGVAADKNIARIAVVGIEDEPGKAFKLFRIMAKENINVDIILQSIGRNNTKDISFTVDINDAYHAKEAIEAHQEALSFESVSVDEHVAKVSLVGAGMQSNTGVASKMFEALYDAGINIKMISTSEIKISLLIDERYTDEAVNAIHEEFSLGQ; encoded by the coding sequence GTGCTAATTGTTAAAAAATTTGGCGGCAGTTCTGTAGCCAATCGGGATCGTGTATTTAATGTTGCCAGAAGAATCATAGAAGATTACGATCAAGGACATGATGTGGTGGTTGTATTATCAGCTCAAGGGGATACAACAGATGAATTACTGGCGAAGGCAAAAACCTATTGCAGCTTGCCTTCAAAAAGGGAAATGGACATGTTACTTACAACTGGTGAACAGATCTCGGTATCCTTAATGGCGTTGGCACTTCAAGAACTAGGTTATAATGCTGTTTCTTTGAATGCAACCCAAGCAGGAATGTATACATCTTCTTCCTATGGGAATGCAAGACTTAAGAACATAACAGGTGAACGGATTACGGAAGAATTGGACAGAAAAAACATCGTTATTGTAACAGGTTTTCAAGGGGTCAATCGACATGACGATATTACGACCTTGGGTAGAGGCGGCTCCGATACAACAGCAGTGGCGCTTGCAGCAGCTCTAAATGCGGATAAATGTGAGATTTATACAGATGTGGAAGGCGTTTATACAGCAGACCCACGTGTCGTTAAGACAGCTAAAAAATTACAGGAAATAACCTATGACGAGATGCTGGAATTGGCATCCCTCGGTGCAAAAGTATTACATAACCGCTCAGTTGAAATGGCAAAAAAATACGGTGTCGAACTGGTTGTACGATCAAGTTTGACAAGAGCAGAAGGAACAGTTGTTAAGGAGGAAAGTACAGTGGAAAAAATGTTGGTAAGTGGCGTAGCAGCAGATAAGAACATTGCCAGGATAGCGGTAGTTGGTATAGAAGATGAACCTGGAAAGGCATTTAAATTGTTTAGAATCATGGCAAAGGAGAATATTAATGTTGATATTATTCTTCAATCCATAGGGCGAAATAATACTAAAGATATTTCCTTTACTGTGGACATCAATGATGCCTACCATGCAAAAGAAGCCATAGAAGCGCACCAAGAAGCTTTGAGCTTTGAATCGGTATCAGTGGACGAACATGTTGCAAAAGTATCCTTAGTAGGTGCAGGCATGCAATCAAACACAGGTGTAGCGAGTAAAATGTTTGAAGCGTTATATGACGCTGGTATAAACATTAAGATGATATCAACATCTGAAATTAAGATTTCATTATTAATTGACGAACGTTATACAGATGAAGCCGTAAACGCTATCCATGAAGAATTTAGTCTGGGTCAATAA
- a CDS encoding Tex family protein gives MDINKALQQEFSIQSWQVENTVKLIDEGNTIPFIARYRKEITGSLTDELLRDLYDRLSYLRNLEQKKDQVIATILEQGQMTDALKLKINQAQTLVEVEDIYRPFRPKKKTRATVAKSRGLEPLAMYILLQQGNTSIDEEAKRYVDSEKEVLTIEDAIAGAKDIIAENIADDADYRKYIRAQSFEQGIIQSKAKKDQTASVFEMYYDYEENIKKVAPHRILAINRGEKEKILNVKVIVPEERLIQYLCLKVIKKSDSIYATPIRDAISDAYKRLIAPSIERDIRNELSEKAEEGAIDVFGKNLAQLLMQAPISGKVVLALDPAFRTGCKFAIITGNGKVLETGVVYPTEPHNKIIEAKAKLKPLIQKHKVQLIAIGNGTASRESEIFVAEMLKEIKEKIQYIIVNEAGASVYSASKLGTEEFPEFDVALRSAVSIGRRLQDPLAELVKIDPQSIGVGQYQHDMNQKRLAEALTGVVEDCVNKVGIDLNTASPSLLAYISGISKPLAKNIVAYRESVGVFKNRKELLKVPKLGPKAFEQCAGFLRIQGGKNLLDQTGVHPESYDVTIKLLAKLGLSLEDIQERKVQISKKVSNFETYAKELEVGIPTLTDIVKELDKPGRDPRDEMPAPILRVDVLDMKDLKEGMILKGTVRNVIDFGVFVDIGVHQDGLVHISQMTDRYIKHPLEVVSVGDVVEVQVMKVEIEKKRIGLTMKINSGKSVE, from the coding sequence ATGGATATTAATAAGGCATTGCAGCAAGAATTCTCGATTCAAAGCTGGCAAGTGGAAAATACAGTAAAATTGATTGATGAAGGCAACACCATACCATTTATAGCGAGATATAGGAAAGAAATTACAGGCTCGCTGACAGATGAACTTTTAAGAGATTTGTATGATCGGTTATCTTATTTGAGAAATCTGGAGCAGAAGAAAGATCAAGTTATAGCCACGATTCTAGAACAAGGCCAAATGACAGATGCCCTAAAGTTAAAGATTAATCAAGCACAGACTTTAGTAGAAGTTGAGGATATATATAGACCTTTTAGACCAAAAAAGAAAACAAGAGCGACAGTTGCAAAAAGTAGAGGATTAGAACCCTTAGCCATGTATATCTTATTGCAGCAGGGCAATACGTCTATAGATGAAGAAGCAAAAAGGTATGTTGATTCAGAAAAAGAAGTGTTAACAATAGAAGATGCAATAGCTGGTGCCAAAGACATAATTGCAGAGAACATTGCAGATGATGCTGATTATAGGAAGTACATTAGAGCCCAAAGCTTTGAACAAGGTATCATTCAATCAAAAGCAAAGAAGGATCAAACAGCATCTGTTTTTGAGATGTATTACGACTATGAAGAAAACATTAAGAAAGTAGCACCTCATAGAATTCTTGCCATTAATCGGGGTGAAAAAGAGAAGATATTAAATGTTAAAGTCATTGTACCTGAAGAAAGACTCATTCAATATTTATGTCTAAAAGTAATAAAAAAATCGGACAGTATATACGCCACACCAATACGAGATGCTATTAGCGATGCATATAAACGTTTGATTGCACCCTCCATAGAAAGAGATATTCGAAATGAATTGAGTGAAAAAGCAGAAGAAGGTGCCATCGATGTTTTTGGAAAAAATCTAGCCCAATTGCTTATGCAGGCACCTATATCCGGGAAAGTGGTTTTGGCGTTGGATCCGGCTTTTAGAACAGGCTGTAAGTTTGCAATAATCACTGGAAATGGTAAGGTGCTTGAAACAGGTGTTGTTTATCCGACCGAACCTCATAATAAAATTATTGAGGCAAAAGCCAAACTAAAGCCGTTAATACAAAAGCACAAAGTACAATTAATTGCCATAGGTAATGGTACCGCTTCTAGGGAATCAGAGATCTTTGTGGCTGAGATGTTAAAAGAAATAAAAGAAAAAATTCAGTACATCATCGTAAATGAGGCTGGGGCATCGGTTTATTCTGCATCAAAACTTGGAACTGAAGAGTTTCCTGAGTTTGACGTAGCACTTAGAAGTGCAGTATCTATTGGTAGAAGGCTACAAGACCCATTAGCTGAGCTGGTAAAAATTGATCCTCAGAGTATCGGTGTTGGGCAATACCAACATGACATGAATCAAAAAAGACTGGCAGAGGCGTTAACAGGTGTAGTCGAAGACTGTGTGAATAAAGTGGGCATAGATTTAAATACAGCATCTCCCTCACTATTAGCATATATATCCGGTATTAGTAAACCTTTAGCTAAAAATATTGTAGCCTATAGAGAAAGCGTAGGTGTCTTTAAAAACCGAAAAGAATTACTCAAAGTACCTAAACTAGGTCCAAAAGCCTTTGAACAATGTGCTGGCTTCTTGAGAATTCAGGGCGGTAAGAATCTTCTTGATCAAACAGGTGTCCATCCTGAAAGCTATGATGTAACCATTAAACTTTTAGCAAAACTTGGACTATCTTTAGAGGACATCCAAGAACGAAAAGTCCAAATCAGTAAAAAAGTCAGTAATTTTGAAACTTACGCAAAGGAGCTTGAAGTAGGTATACCAACACTAACAGACATTGTCAAAGAACTGGACAAGCCTGGGCGAGACCCAAGAGATGAGATGCCTGCACCTATTTTACGTGTAGACGTACTGGATATGAAAGACCTAAAAGAAGGTATGATACTTAAAGGTACCGTTCGTAATGTTATAGATTTTGGTGTTTTTGTTGATATTGGTGTGCATCAGGATGGTTTAGTGCATATATCACAAATGACGGACCGCTATATCAAACATCCTCTGGAAGTTGTATCTGTTGGGGATGTGGTCGAAGTACAGGTCATGAAAGTAGAGATAGAGAAAAAACGCATAGGCTTAACCATGAAAATCAACAGTGGTAAATCAGTAGAATAG
- a CDS encoding cofactor-independent phosphoglycerate mutase, with protein MKHVVILGDGMADRPIERLGNKTPLQVAKKPNIDALAMQGEVALVDTIPKGMAPGSDTANLSVMGYNPEVYYTGRSPLEAVSMGINMEDDDICFRCNLVTLSEQESYEDKIMLDHSASEITTEEARELMEAIDHVFSDTTRKFYPGISYRHALIWKKGSLNVELVPPHNILESQIRDYLPKGDFSDLILEMQKTSYELLNDHPINLDRAKRKLNKANSIWIWGEGTKPSLTSFKEKYGKKGAMVSAVDLLKGIAIASEMTSIDVEGADGSLHTNYEGKVNASLEALRTGHDFVYLHIEAPDECGHRGELENKILAIELIDEKVVKPLVKGLTELKEAYRILIMPDHPTPVEIRTHTTDPVPYVLYDSRRALDENLTYDEVMAEKNGVRFKKGHELMGYFLAEE; from the coding sequence ATGAAGCATGTAGTCATTCTAGGAGATGGCATGGCAGATCGCCCTATAGAACGATTAGGGAATAAGACACCTCTACAAGTAGCAAAAAAGCCAAATATAGATGCTTTAGCCATGCAAGGTGAGGTCGCCCTTGTAGATACAATACCAAAAGGAATGGCGCCAGGAAGTGATACGGCAAATTTATCGGTTATGGGCTATAACCCCGAAGTTTATTATACAGGTAGATCCCCTCTTGAAGCAGTTAGTATGGGAATTAATATGGAAGATGATGACATCTGTTTCAGATGTAATCTTGTTACGCTATCAGAACAAGAATCTTATGAAGATAAAATCATGCTGGATCATAGTGCTTCAGAAATCACGACAGAGGAAGCCAGAGAGCTAATGGAAGCCATCGATCATGTGTTTTCTGATACCACTCGAAAGTTCTATCCCGGCATATCTTATAGGCATGCACTCATATGGAAAAAAGGTTCATTAAATGTTGAGTTGGTACCACCCCATAACATTTTGGAAAGTCAAATCAGGGATTATCTGCCAAAGGGTGACTTTAGTGACCTCATATTAGAAATGCAGAAAACCAGCTATGAACTCTTAAATGACCATCCTATTAATCTAGATAGAGCTAAAAGAAAACTTAATAAAGCCAATAGCATCTGGATATGGGGCGAAGGAACAAAACCTAGTTTGACATCTTTTAAAGAAAAATATGGTAAAAAAGGCGCTATGGTTTCAGCCGTTGACCTATTAAAAGGAATTGCCATTGCCAGTGAGATGACATCTATTGATGTAGAAGGGGCAGATGGTAGTTTGCACACGAATTATGAAGGAAAAGTAAATGCATCCCTTGAGGCATTAAGAACGGGTCATGATTTTGTATATCTACACATTGAAGCGCCGGACGAATGTGGTCATAGAGGTGAATTAGAAAATAAGATACTGGCGATTGAGCTCATTGATGAAAAAGTTGTCAAACCTCTTGTTAAGGGTTTGACAGAGTTGAAAGAAGCATATAGAATATTAATTATGCCGGATCACCCTACACCGGTGGAAATAAGGACACATACTACAGACCCAGTTCCTTATGTGCTTTATGACAGCCGTAGGGCGTTAGATGAGAATCTGACTTATGATGAGGTCATGGCAGAGAAAAATGGTGTTCGATTTAAAAAAGGTCATGAACTCATGGGGTATTTTTTAGCGGAAGAATAA
- a CDS encoding YcxB family protein, with the protein MAKEIKVSGKLIVKDVVTFMFYHNYSRWGGRLTALLGVAGLILAPIFLINKDILSALIFVFLAFAYIVVTPLDFYAKARRQIHMNPVFKNKMTFIFEDNLLRVKLYTGASQIAWQDVIKVVILKEIIFIYLQENHALIVPKRNFLKKEDYDTVRRLIEDKKLSIHKDKRMEEKVNEQENL; encoded by the coding sequence ATGGCAAAAGAAATAAAGGTATCAGGGAAGTTGATTGTTAAAGATGTGGTTACATTCATGTTTTATCATAATTATAGCAGATGGGGCGGACGTTTAACCGCATTGCTTGGTGTGGCCGGGCTTATATTGGCACCAATCTTTTTAATCAATAAGGATATATTAAGTGCATTAATATTTGTTTTTTTAGCATTTGCCTATATCGTTGTAACACCTCTTGACTTTTATGCTAAAGCAAGACGTCAAATTCACATGAACCCTGTATTTAAGAATAAAATGACATTTATCTTTGAAGATAATCTTTTACGCGTGAAGCTTTATACAGGTGCCTCACAAATTGCATGGCAAGACGTGATTAAGGTTGTTATACTTAAAGAAATAATATTCATCTATTTACAAGAAAACCATGCCTTGATTGTTCCAAAAAGAAATTTCCTAAAAAAAGAGGATTATGATACAGTCAGACGGCTGATAGAAGACAAGAAATTGTCCATACATAAGGATAAAAGAATGGAAGAAAAAGTAAATGAACAAGAAAATCTATGA
- a CDS encoding homoserine dehydrogenase, producing MAKIAILGYGTVGSGVVEVLKTNQISINRRAETDIELKYVLDLREFPGSSIEHVLTHDYMDILQDDEVDIVVEVMGGIEPAYTFVKQALERGKSVVTSNKELVAKHGPHLLEIAKEHYVNFLFEASVGGGIPIIRPLNQSLTADEIYEIEGILNGTTNYILSKMKDEGLDFDVALKEAQDLGFAERNPESDIEGHDTCRKIAILSSLAFGWHVDYENIYTEGITKITQKDMVYAKAMGMDIKLLGRCKKEGDQVCLAVIPMLIGANHPLNNVHGVFNAILIKGNVIGDVMFYGAGAGKLPTASAVVADIIDASKHKGKNIIVQWSMKKMKLMPITDGHFNYFIRVKLHQEKEGRAVIEKTFSHVEWVQVEEDPNSIGFITDTIREGDITINIEKLSKSEEIIAVESMIRLER from the coding sequence ATGGCAAAAATAGCGATTTTGGGATATGGTACAGTTGGATCAGGTGTCGTTGAAGTTCTTAAAACCAACCAAATCAGTATCAATAGAAGAGCTGAAACAGATATTGAATTAAAATACGTATTGGATTTGAGAGAATTTCCTGGATCATCTATTGAGCATGTATTAACCCACGATTATATGGATATATTGCAAGATGATGAAGTTGACATTGTTGTAGAAGTCATGGGTGGTATAGAACCGGCGTACACATTTGTTAAACAAGCCCTTGAAAGAGGGAAGAGTGTGGTAACATCAAACAAAGAATTGGTCGCAAAGCATGGCCCTCATTTGCTTGAAATTGCAAAAGAACATTATGTAAATTTTCTTTTTGAAGCCAGTGTTGGTGGCGGTATTCCTATTATACGCCCTTTGAACCAATCATTGACAGCAGATGAGATTTACGAGATTGAAGGTATACTTAATGGCACGACCAATTATATTCTATCTAAAATGAAAGATGAAGGTCTTGACTTTGATGTCGCATTAAAAGAAGCCCAAGACCTTGGTTTCGCTGAGCGTAATCCTGAATCGGATATTGAAGGTCATGATACTTGTAGGAAAATAGCTATTTTATCCTCATTGGCTTTTGGGTGGCATGTGGATTATGAAAATATTTATACAGAAGGTATTACAAAGATTACCCAAAAGGATATGGTTTATGCAAAAGCTATGGGCATGGACATTAAGCTCCTTGGCAGATGTAAAAAAGAAGGTGATCAAGTGTGCTTGGCTGTTATACCAATGCTTATCGGCGCCAACCATCCATTAAACAATGTTCATGGCGTGTTTAATGCCATTTTAATCAAAGGTAATGTTATTGGTGATGTTATGTTTTACGGTGCAGGTGCTGGCAAATTACCAACAGCCAGTGCGGTTGTTGCCGATATTATAGATGCCTCAAAACATAAAGGGAAAAATATCATCGTTCAATGGAGCATGAAAAAAATGAAGCTCATGCCGATAACGGATGGACACTTCAATTATTTCATCAGAGTAAAATTGCATCAAGAAAAAGAAGGAAGAGCTGTTATTGAAAAAACTTTTAGTCATGTAGAGTGGGTTCAAGTTGAAGAGGATCCAAATTCAATAGGGTTCATAACAGACACCATACGAGAAGGCGATATTACTATAAATATTGAAAAGTTAAGCAAAAGTGAAGAAATCATAGCTGTCGAAAGTATGATACGTCTAGAAAGGTAG
- a CDS encoding ACT domain-containing protein codes for MPDQANFYIIQRKALPEVFLKVVQAKQYLEKEKAMTVQEAVEAVGISRSSFYKYKDTIFPFYENSRGRAITLGMRIDDEPGLLSLLLNCIAKYQANILTIHQTIPINGVADITFSIEVLPTTGDVQDMVNHLIETEGVHQVKILARE; via the coding sequence ATGCCAGATCAAGCTAATTTCTATATCATACAAAGGAAAGCTTTACCGGAAGTTTTTTTAAAGGTTGTACAAGCAAAACAATATCTGGAAAAGGAAAAGGCGATGACCGTTCAAGAAGCAGTTGAAGCGGTGGGTATCAGTAGAAGCTCTTTTTATAAATATAAAGATACCATTTTTCCTTTCTATGAAAATTCAAGAGGTAGAGCGATAACATTAGGTATGAGGATTGATGATGAACCCGGACTTTTGTCCTTGCTTCTTAATTGTATCGCCAAATATCAGGCGAATATACTTACAATACATCAAACAATACCTATTAATGGTGTTGCGGATATTACATTTAGCATAGAGGTGTTACCGACAACAGGCGATGTTCAAGATATGGTCAATCATTTGATTGAGACAGAAGGGGTACATCAAGTTAAGATTTTAGCTAGGGAGTGA